The Acidobacteriota bacterium genome has a window encoding:
- a CDS encoding glucosidase gives MPDTTTIIEEEIRLKEARARRGHWKRWGPYLSERAWGTVREDYSPDGAAWDYLPHDQARSKAYRWGEDGLGGICDRRQQICFALALWNGHDPFLKERLFGLTGQQGNHGEDVKEYYYYLDSTPTHSYMKFLYKYPQRTFPYEQLVEMNRRWSKHDPEFELLDTGVFAEDRYFDVFVEYAKATVEDMLIRVTVVNRGPEVAELHVLPTVWFRNTWSWGGNAPQPRMEEVESLPDTQAIHLEHPARSKRWLVCEGAPELLFTENETNAQRLYGVPNHTPFVKDGINDCVVNGRREAVNPNQFGTKAAARYHLNIGAGESVTLKLRLSNDEPAEAGFGHLFDEMFAKRLAEADEFYELRAPEGVPPGPLLDDLKNVQRQAFAGLLWSKQFYYYHVRDWLRGDPGQPVPPAARLDGRNCNWQHLYCENIISMPDKWEYPWFAAWDLAFHCIPLALIDADFAKEQLLLMLREWYMHPNGQIPAYEWAFGDVNPPVHAWAAWRVYRIEQKNTGIADHTFLEKVFHKLLINFTWWVNRKDREGNNVFEGGFLGLDNIGVFDRSAALPTGGHIEQSDATSWMGMYCLNMMVIALELAKTNPAYEDVASKFLEHFVYISAAMNNVGGEELWDETDGFYYDVLQLPNGQRFPMRVRSMVSLIPLFAVESLEPELLDQHEGFHERMQWFIDTVPELGQFIASQRKRTGLRRFFSLVSAERLKRVLQVMLDETEFLSPYGIRSLSKYHEQRPYLLTVDGQQHRVDYEPAESRSGLFGGNSNWRGPVWFPVNFLIIESLQKFHFYLGNDFLVEYPTGSGHMLNLWDVSIELSRRLTHLFLRDGEGQRPTFGPNPKFQNDPHWRDHLLFYEYFHGDTGAGLGASHQTGWTGLVAKLIQQVYSQKRTKATGLLDPKFMAGVKGDEKG, from the coding sequence ATGCCTGACACCACTACCATCATCGAAGAAGAAATTCGCCTGAAAGAAGCACGCGCCCGGCGCGGCCATTGGAAACGCTGGGGCCCTTATTTGAGCGAACGCGCCTGGGGTACGGTGCGCGAGGATTATTCGCCCGATGGCGCGGCGTGGGATTACCTGCCGCACGATCAGGCACGGTCAAAGGCGTATCGCTGGGGCGAGGATGGGTTGGGCGGCATCTGTGATCGGCGGCAGCAGATTTGTTTTGCCTTGGCGCTGTGGAATGGGCACGACCCGTTTTTGAAGGAACGGCTGTTTGGCCTGACCGGCCAGCAGGGAAATCACGGCGAAGACGTGAAGGAGTATTACTACTACCTGGATTCGACGCCGACGCATTCGTACATGAAGTTTTTGTACAAGTATCCGCAACGCACGTTTCCCTACGAACAACTGGTTGAAATGAACCGGCGGTGGAGCAAGCACGACCCTGAATTTGAATTGCTCGATACGGGCGTTTTTGCAGAGGATCGCTACTTCGATGTGTTTGTCGAATACGCCAAGGCCACGGTCGAAGACATGTTGATCCGCGTGACAGTGGTGAATCGCGGGCCTGAAGTCGCTGAGTTGCACGTGTTGCCGACCGTGTGGTTTCGCAACACCTGGTCGTGGGGCGGCAACGCGCCGCAGCCGCGCATGGAAGAGGTCGAGAGTTTGCCGGACACCCAGGCGATTCACCTGGAGCATCCCGCGCGCAGCAAACGCTGGCTGGTATGCGAAGGCGCACCGGAATTGTTGTTCACCGAAAACGAAACCAACGCGCAACGGCTTTACGGCGTGCCGAATCACACGCCCTTCGTCAAAGACGGCATCAATGATTGCGTGGTCAACGGGCGGCGCGAAGCCGTCAATCCGAATCAATTCGGCACCAAGGCGGCGGCGCGTTATCACTTGAATATTGGCGCGGGCGAGAGCGTGACGCTCAAGTTGCGTCTGTCGAATGACGAGCCGGCGGAGGCGGGCTTCGGTCATTTGTTCGACGAGATGTTTGCCAAACGTTTGGCCGAGGCAGATGAGTTCTATGAATTGCGTGCGCCCGAAGGTGTGCCGCCCGGCCCCTTGCTGGACGATTTGAAAAACGTGCAGCGCCAGGCTTTCGCCGGGTTGTTGTGGTCGAAACAGTTTTATTACTACCACGTGCGGGACTGGCTGCGCGGCGATCCGGGCCAGCCTGTGCCACCGGCGGCGCGGTTGGACGGGCGCAACTGCAATTGGCAACACCTCTATTGCGAGAACATCATCTCGATGCCGGATAAGTGGGAGTACCCCTGGTTCGCCGCGTGGGACTTGGCCTTTCACTGCATCCCGCTCGCGCTGATTGACGCCGACTTTGCCAAAGAGCAACTGTTGTTGATGCTGCGCGAATGGTACATGCATCCGAACGGGCAGATACCGGCCTATGAATGGGCCTTTGGCGACGTCAATCCGCCGGTGCACGCCTGGGCGGCCTGGCGCGTTTATCGCATCGAACAAAAAAACACGGGCATTGCCGATCACACCTTTCTCGAAAAAGTCTTCCACAAGTTGCTCATCAACTTCACCTGGTGGGTCAATCGCAAAGACCGCGAAGGCAACAACGTTTTTGAAGGCGGTTTTCTGGGCTTGGATAACATCGGCGTGTTTGACCGCAGCGCCGCGCTACCCACGGGCGGACACATCGAACAGTCCGATGCGACGAGTTGGATGGGCATGTATTGCCTGAACATGATGGTCATCGCGCTGGAACTCGCCAAAACCAATCCGGCTTATGAGGACGTAGCGTCGAAATTCCTCGAACACTTTGTCTACATTTCCGCCGCGATGAACAACGTGGGCGGCGAAGAGTTGTGGGATGAGACGGACGGCTTTTATTACGACGTGCTGCAATTGCCCAACGGCCAGCGCTTCCCGATGCGCGTGCGTTCGATGGTCAGTTTGATTCCGCTCTTTGCGGTCGAAAGCCTGGAACCGGAACTGCTGGATCAACACGAAGGCTTCCACGAGCGCATGCAATGGTTCATTGACACCGTGCCCGAACTCGGCCAGTTCATCGCCTCGCAGCGCAAACGCACGGGCTTGCGCCGCTTCTTTTCACTGGTCAGCGCCGAGCGGCTGAAACGCGTCTTGCAAGTGATGCTGGACGAGACGGAATTTCTCTCACCCTACGGCATTCGCTCGCTGTCGAAATACCACGAACAGCGGCCCTATTTGCTGACGGTAGACGGGCAGCAGCATCGGGTGGACTACGAGCCGGCGGAATCGCGGTCGGGGCTGTTCGGCGGCAACTCGAACTGGCGCGGGCCGGTGTGGTTCCCGGTCAACTTCCTGATCATCGAATCGTTGCAGAAATTCCACTTCTATCTCGGCAACGATTTCCTGGTTGAATACCCGACCGGGTCTGGGCACATGCTGAACCTGTGGGACGTGAGCATCGAATTGTCGCGGCGGCTGACACATCTGTTTTTGCGCGATGGAGAAGGGCAACGCCCCACCTTTGGCCCCAACCCGAAGTTTCAAAACGATCCGCATTGGCGCGATCATTTGTTGTTTTATGAATACTTCCACGGCGATACCGGCGCGGGGCTGGGCGCGAGTCATCAGACGGGCTGGACGGGGCTGGTGGCGAAGCTCATTCAGCAGGTCTATTCGCAGAAACGCACGAAGGCGACAGGATTGCTTGATCCGAAGTTTATGGCGGGCGTGAAGGGTGATGAGAAGGGATAG
- the ytxJ gene encoding bacillithiol system redox-active protein YtxJ: MPEYQELTSLAGLTDLLQASHQQPVLFFKHSNACPISSRALGEFEKYLASEASASVQHALIVVQTAREVSDQLERVTGIQHESPQAILVRNGRAVWDESHLAIKSDRLLKAVSKDWW; this comes from the coding sequence ATGCCTGAATATCAAGAACTTACTTCGCTCGCGGGGCTTACCGATCTGTTGCAGGCCTCGCATCAACAACCGGTGCTCTTTTTCAAACACAGCAACGCCTGTCCCATCAGTTCGCGCGCCCTTGGCGAATTTGAAAAGTATCTGGCATCTGAGGCTAGCGCCTCTGTTCAGCACGCCTTGATCGTCGTGCAAACGGCGCGCGAGGTGAGCGACCAACTAGAGCGTGTCACAGGTATTCAACACGAATCACCGCAAGCGATTTTAGTAAGGAATGGCCGGGCAGTTTGGGACGAATCGCACCTCGCCATCAAAAGTGATAGGTTACTCAAGGCTGTGAGCAAAGATTGGTGGTGA